The sequence CCGTGGGGGCCACCACGCCCACCGAGGGACAGGACTCCATGATGGCGTGCACGTCGTCCATCCCGATGTCCGGCCGCTTGGCGTACTTCGCCCAGTTGATGCGGCCGAACCCGCCCGCGGGCCACTTCGTCACCTGGAAGGTGTGGGCCCCCATCCGGCCCAGGTCCTTGTTCACCTTCATGCGGAGGCCCTCGATGAGCCCCATCATGGTGATGACCGTCGCCACGCCGATGACGATGCCCAGCAGCGTCAGCAGCGAGCGCAGCGGGTTGCCCAGGAAGGTGCCCAGGGCCAGCCGCAGGTTGTCGAGGAAGGCTCGCATCGCGTTACTCGTACCGGAGGGCTTCCACGGGGTCCAGGTTGGCCGCGCGGGCCGCCGGCCAGATGCCGAACAACAGGCCCACCAGCGCGGCGAACGCCACCCCGCCTATCACCGTGCCCGGCTGCACGTCCGCCGCCAGTGGGGTGATGAGGGAAACAACCTTCGCCGTGCCCAGCCCCACCGTGGTTCCCAGCAGGCCTCCCACCGCGGACACGCTCGCCGCCTCCATGAGGAACTGGAAGACGATGGTGCGCTTGCGGGCGCCCAGCGCGCGCCGCACGCCAATCTCGCGCGTCCGCTCGCGCACGGACACCAGCATGATGTTCATGATGCCGATGCCACCCACCAGCAGGGTGATGAGCCCCACCCCCAGCGCCACCCCGTAGAGCGCGCCGGTGAGCTGCTCGTACGTCTGGGCAAAGGCCTCCGACTTGTTGATGGAGAAGTCGTCCGGCGCGCCCGGCGGCGTGGACCGGATGCGCCGCAGGATGCCCACGAGCTGGTCCTCCGCCCGCCGCACGTCCGCCGCGTCCGCCACCGCCATGGCAATCTCGAAGCCGCGCCCCTTGCCGAAGTTCGAATAGAACGTCTTGAAGGGGATGAAGACCACGAGGTCCATGCTCTCGTTGACGATCTTCCCCTTGCGGCTGAGCGTGCCCACCACCTGGAAGGTGCGGTTGTCGATTCGGATGGAGCGCCCCAGCGGGCTGATGCCCGCGAAGAGCGCGTCCGCCACGTCCGCGCCAATCACCGCCACCGGCCGCGTCACCTCTTCGTCCGCCTCGGTGAGGAAGCGTCCGCCGGTGACTTCGTACCCGGAGATGGTCAGGTACTCCTGCATCACGCCCTGGATGCGCACGGTGGACATCTGCTCGCCGCCGTGCGCCACGTCCGCCGCGCGCTGCACCGACGGGGAGATGGCGGACAGGAAGGGCGCCAGCGTCCGCAGCCGGTCCACCTGGTCCAGCGTGAAGTTCTTCCGGTTCCGGTACATCCACCAGTCGCCCTTCATCATCCACGGCCACTTGGACACGTAGAGCGTGTTGGCGCCGAACGTGGAGAGCTGCCGGTGGAAGGACGTGTTGAGTCCCTGGATGATGCCGACGATGGCCAACAGCGTGGCCACGCCGATGCCGATGCCCAGCGTGGTCAGCACCGTGCGCAGGCGGTTGGCCTTCAATGAGAAGAGGGCGATGCGAGCGCCCTCCAGCACATCCACCCGGAAGCCCAACGGCAGACTCATGTGCCCCCCGCCGCCAATACCGTCGTGGCCGTGCCCAGCGCCACCTCGCGGCCGGTGCCGTCCGCGACAATCTCTCCGTCGCTCAGGCGGATGGCCCGGGGGCAGCGCGCCGCCAGCTTGGGCTCGTGCGTGACGAGCACCAGCGTGTGGCCCGCCTGGTGGAGCTGCTCGAACAGCCGGACGATTTCCTCGCCCGTGGCGGAGTCCAGGTTGCCCGTGGGCTCGTCCGCCAGCAGCATGGATGGCTCGGACACCAGCGCGCGGGCAATGGCCACGCGCTGCCGCTGGCCGCCGGACAGCTCGTTGGGCTTGTGATGGATGCGGGGCGTGAGCTGCACCTTGTCCAGCGCCGCCCTCGCCCGCTCGCGGCGCTCGCGCGCCGGCATGCCCCGGTACACCAGCGGCAGCTCCACGTTGGCCAGCGCCGTCTCGCGCGGCAGCAGCTGGAACGTCTGGAAGATGAAGCCGATCTCCACGTTGCGGATGACGGCCAGCTCGTCGTCGCTCATGCGCGACACGTCCTTGCCGTTCAGCATGTAGCGACCGCTGGTGGGCGTGTCGAGGCAGCCCAGCACGTTCATCATCGTGCTCTTGCCGGAGCCCGACTGGCCGATGATGGCCACCCACTCCCCGCGGCTGATGCCGAAGGAGACGCCGCGCAGCGCGCGCACCTCCTCGCCGCCCACGTGGAAGACGCGGGTGAGGTTCTCCACCTGGATGAGCTGCCCCGCGCCGCTGCCGTCACTCACGACTTCCGCCCACCCTTCATGCCGCCGGGGCCCGCGCCCGGCTCGGGCTCGCGCACCGCGTCCCCGTTGTTCAGCTCCTTGGACAGCGTGCGGTACGGGCCCTCCACCACGCGGTCCCCGTCCTTGATGCCGGTGAGGATCTCCAGCTCCGTGTCGGAGGCGATGCCCGTCGTCACCGGCTGCACCCGCGCCTTGTTGTCCGCGTCCACCACGAACACCACCTTGGCCAGGGACTCGGTGCGCTTGGCCGACAGCGTGCCGCCCTCGGCCGGGGCCTCGAAGCCCGGCAGCGTGCGCGCGGAGCGCACCGTCACCGCCTGGATGGGCACCAGCACCACGTCGTTGCGCGTCTCCGCGGAGATGCGCGCCTCGGCGCTCATGCCGGGCAGCACGCCCGGAGGCCGCGTGTCGAGCGCCACGGTGACGGGGAAGCTCGTCACCTCCGCCTCGGTGCCCGGGTTCTTGATGAGCGCCTTCTGGGCAATCTCCACCACCGAGCCGCTGAACGTCTGGCCCTCCAGCGCGTCCAGCGTCACCTCGGCGGGCTGACCCGCCTTGAGGTGCACCACCTCGTGCTCGCCCACCTCGAACTTCACCTCCATGGCGCTGAGCGCGGCGATGGTCATCACCACGTCCTCGGCCAGGTCCGAGCCACGCACGCGCTCACCCACCTCGCGCGACAGCTCGATGACGTTGCCGTCGATGGGCGACTGGAGCGTCGTCCTGGCCAGGTCCGTCTGCGCCTGGTCCACGAAGGCCACGTTGCGCGCCAGCATCTGCTTGGCCGACGCCACCCGCGCGTCCGCGGTGTTCTTCGCCGCGCGCGCCTGCTCCACCTCGGCGTCGGAGGCCAGCCCCTTCTTCAACAGCTCCTCCACGCGCGCCAGCTCCTGCGCCGAGCGCACCGCCTCCACCTCCGCCACCTGCGTGTCCGCGCGCGAGGCGTTCTGCGACGCCTGCGCCTGCTTCATCGCGGCCTCGTACAGGCGCTTGTCGATGCGGCCCAGCACCTGCCCCTTCTTCACCGGCTCGCCGTCCTTCACCAGCAGCTCCACCAGGTCTCCGGAGAGGCTGGAGGAGATCTTCACGGTGGTGGCCGCCTGCACCTTGCCCGCACCGGTGATGGTGCGGGTAATCGTGCCCTTGCGAGCCTTGGCAACCTGGACCTCGAGGGACGGCGGCGGCCGCTCCTTGAGTCCGCCAGCGGTGATGGCCGCCGCACCCAGGAACAGCACACCGGCAATGGCACCCTTCCACCACTTCATTTCGTCTCTCCTGGGCTCAGGGCGCCCATGGCCCGCATCAGTGTGAAACGGGCGATTTCGACATCAATCCTGTTTTCCAGCAAGCTGAGCTCCGCCTGCGTCAGGCTGAGCTGCGCGTCGCGGACCTCCAGGGTGGAGCCCGCGCCGGCGCGGAAGCGCTCCTCCGCCAGCCGGAGTCCCTGGATGGCGGCCTCACGGTTTTCGGCGGACAGGCGAGCGGCCTCCAGCTGGGCCTCCAGCGTACGGTGCGAGAGGCGCACGTCCGCCTCGATTTCCCGACCCGCCTGCTGCAACACCAGCTGGGCCCGGCGGATGCCGGCCTCGGCGCGCCGCGTCTGGGCGCCGGTGGCCAGGCCATTGAAGAGGTCCCAGGTGAGGTTGACGCCCGCGGTGAAGGTGTTCTGCAGGCGCGGCTCGGTGAAGACAGTCTCGGCGGTCGGCCCCTGGCGCGAGTAGCTCCCCTGCGCCGTCAGCCGGGGGATGTAGTCCGCGCGGGCAATGGAGCGCTGCAGCTCCGCGGAGCGCACCTGGCCCTGGAGCGCCGCCAGCAGGGGCCGGCGCTCGCGGGCCTCGTTGAGGGCGGTGTCCATGGAGGGGGCCGGCGTGGGCTCCAGGGTGAGCCCCCCCGGGTCCACCGCCATCAGCGGCTCGCTCCCGGGCCGCGCCAGCCAGATGGCCAGCTGCGTCTGGTCCGACACCAGCTGCGCCAGCGTCTCCGTGAAGGTGATGCGGTCATTGCCCAGGTTGACGAGCGCGGTGATTTCCTCGTTCTTGCCCACGCGGCCCGCGGTGAAGAGGGCGCGGGCGCGCTCGAGCTGCTCCTCGCTGCGCTTGACGGTGGCCTCCAGCACCTGGAGGGTGGCCTGCGTGCGGTACAGCACGAAGAAGCGGCGGATGGCCTCCAGCTCGGAGGTGTCGGCCTCCTCCACCGCCTGGCTCTTCGACGCGTCCCGCAGCACGCCGCTCTGCTCCAGCTGCTTGAAGCGCGCCCGGTCGTAGAGGATCTGATTGAGGGTCAACCCCAGGTCGTAGTTCTCCGTATTGGTGGAGGGCGTCTCCACCTCGAAGATGAGGAAGTCGCCGGGGTTGTTCGGGTCCTGCGCGGTGGTGATGCTCCGGCGGCGGCCGTACCACGTCTTGCCCGCGGAGGCGCCGAACGACAGCTGGGGCAGCAGCACCGAGCGCGACACGCGCACGTCCTCCTCGGCGACGTCCACGTCCAGCAGGGCCTGGAGCGCGTTCGTGTTCTGGCGGCCCTGGACGCGGGCCTCCTGGAGGGAGATGGGGGTGCCGGACTCCGGCGTGGCGGTCAGCAGCGCGGCGACGAGGAGCGCGTTCACCGGCCACCTCCCATCCCCGGAAGGCCAATCATCAACACGCCCGCGAACATGGCGTACAGCGCCAGGGCGAGCAGCAGCGCGCGGCCGCGGCTCATCTCCGTGGCGGCGGAGAAGCCCAGGCCCAGCAGGCCCACGCTCCACAGGTTGAAGAAGTCCACCGCGCTCGCCACCCGCTGCATCTTCGGGCTCAGCCCGTCGAGCAGCAGGCCCAGGTGGGAGGGCACGAGCTGCAGCGCGCGCGAGGCCGTGAGGGAGTGCTGCGCCGCGGCGCAGACGGTGAAGATGAGGTGGTACAGGGCGATGGGCAGCAGCGCGAGCGCCGCCGCGGACATCAGCCGCTCGAAGGGCGCGGGCCGGTCGAACAGCCAGCCCACCACCCACAGCACGCAGGCCAGCACCAGCGCCAGCATCGGCATGAGGAAGACGCCCTTGGCGATGCCCCCCACGAGCGCCTTGCGCGAGGCGACCTGGATCTTCTCCGTGAGGTCGGCCTCGGAGACGCCGGCCAGCTCGCCAGAGGCCTGCAGCTCGCGGATGACGTCGGGCGAGGCGTCCCAGCGGAGGGAATAGAGCGTCCCGGAGGCGGACACACAGAGAGCGAGAATCAGGAGAGGCCACACCCAGCGGCGGGCCTCGACGGCGGTGCGGGTTCCCTCGAAGGGGTCGACGAAGATGCGCACCGGTTGGACGAGAGAGGTCATAGTGTTGAGTGGCTCGGGCGAAGTACGACACTCGCCCTCAGGCAATTGCCTGGCCAGATGAATTGACGCGGAGAACGGGCAGGCAGCCAACCGAATTCCGATGTGTGCGGGCGTTCTACCCCAGTGTTTCAGGGGACCTGTAGCGACCTGTAGCGGAAATTTTGCCGGCGACCCGTGGAGGGTGTATTCCGCTCGCCTGCCCGCTTGCCGGAGCTCGAATGGTCGATAGCACGGATCTCGCGCAGGTACTCCACGAGGCGAACGACATCGCACAGAGCGTGGCGCAGAGGCTCACCTCGGCGCACGTGCTGCTGGCCCTCTTCACGGTGGAGAACCGGGCGCAGCTCCTCCTCAAGGAGCGGGGGGTGGACGAGGACGCCCTCCTCCAGCTGCTCACGGGGGCGGCGGCCGAGTCGGACGGGGTGGTGCGAGAGCTCCGGGAGAAGGCGCGGGAGATTGCCACCAGCCTGGGCTCCGCCGAGGCGGACTGCCTGCACCTGCTCATCGCCGTGACGCGGGTGCGCTGCTCGGCGCACGAGCTGCTGCTCCAGGCGGGCCAGGACCTGGCCACGCTGCGGACCACGGCCATGGCCTACTTCACCAGCGGCCGCATGCCGCGTTTCCTCCAGACGGGCCGCGCGCATGCGCTGGGCACCCGGCCCCCGGTGAGCCGCCCGGTGGGCGCCCCGCCCTCCCCCCTGCCCTCCTCCACGGTGGCGGTGGCCCTGCCGCGCGCCATCCCCACGCCGCCGCTCCCGTCGCGGCCCTCGCGCCCCACGCCGGCCCTGTCGCCCAGAGACCTCATCGACGTGGACGAGCCGGAGGCCCAGGCGAGCACTCCCGTCCTCCCGCCGCCCGCCCCGCCCGTGGCGCGCGCCCTGCCGCCTTCGCTGCCCGTGCCCCCTCCGTCCGCACCGGTGGTGCGCCCGGCGGCCCCGGCTCCGACCACCGTGGCCCGTGCCGTTTCCGTGACGCTGGATGCCAAGGCCTTCCCCCTGCTCACGTCGATGGGGCGCAACCTGAGCCAGGCGGCCCGTGAGGGACGGTTGGATCCGGTGGTGGGCCGCGCGCGGGAGGTCGAGGAGGTCATCGACATCCTGGGCAAGCGCCGTACCAACAACCCGTGCCTGCTGGGCGAGCCCGGGGTGGGCAAGACGGCGGTGGTGGAGGGCGTGGCGCAGCGGCTCCTGGAGCTGCGCGGCTCGCTGGCGGAGAAGGTGTTGGTGGAGCTGGACATGGCCACGCTGGTGGCCGGCACCCAGCTTCGGGGCTCATTCTCCGAGAAGCTCAACGCGCTGAAGGAGGAGGTCCGCCGCGCGGAGGGCCGCGTGGTGGTCTTCATCGACGAAATCCACACGCTGGTGGGCGCGGGCTCCACGGGCGAGGGCCCGCAGGACGCGGCCAACGAGCTGAAGACGGCGATGGCGCGGGGCGAGTTCCCCTGCATCGGCGCGACGACGCACGACGAGTACCGCAAGTTCATCAGCGCGGACCCGGCGCTGGAGCGGCGCTTCACGGCCGTGGTGGTGAACGAGCCGTCGGTGCCGGAGACGGTGGAAATCCTCCAGGGCATCATCGGCCGCTACGAGGAGCACCACGCGCTGCGCTACCTGCCGGAGGCGCTGGAGGCCGCCGCGTCGCTCGCCAGCCGCTACGTGACGGACCGGTTCATGCCGGACAAGGCCATCTCCGTGGTGGACCTGGCGGGCAGCCGCTGCCACCGCGAGGGCCGGGACGTGGTGGAGGCGTCGGACGTGGCGCGGGTGGTGGCGAAGCTCGCGGGCGTGCCCGAGGAGCGGCTGCTGATGAACGACTCGGCGCGCCTGCTGCGGCTGGAGCAGGACCTGTCCGAGCGCGTCATCGGGCACACGGAGGCGGTGACGCGCATCGCCCGGGTCATCCGCCGCAACTACGCGGGCTTCGCGTCGCGGCGGCCCATGGGCAGCTTCCTCTTCCTGGGCCCCACGGGCGTGGGCAAGACGGAGATGGCGCGGGCGCTGGCGGAGGTGCTGTTCGGCAACCGGGACGCGCTGGTGCGCCTGGACATGAGCGAGATGTCCGAGCAGCACGGCGTCTCGCGACTCATCGGCGCTCCGGCGGGCTACGTGGGCTTCGGCGAGGGTGGCCAGCTCACCGAGCCGGTGCGCCGCCGCCCGTCGTCGGTGGTGGTGCTGGACGAAATCGAGAAGGCGCACCGCGAGGTGCAGATGCTGCTGCTCCAGGTACTGGAGGAGGGGCGGCTGACGGACGGCAAGGGCCGTCACATCGACTTCTCGAACACCGTCATCGTGATGACCACCAACCTTGGCGCGGAGGCGTTCTCCCGCACGGGCCGGCCGGTGGGCTTCGGCGCGGACGCGGGCGGGACGTCGGATGCCATGGACCTGGCGTCCTCCGCCGCGCGCAAGGCGCTGCCTCCGGAGCTGTGGAACCGCATCGACGAGCGGCTCCCCTTCCGCCCGCTGGAAGAGTTGGAGGTGGCGCGCATCGCCACGCTGCTGCTGGAGGAGAGCAGCAAGCGGCTCGCCTCCGAGCGGGGCATCCAGTACGTCGCGGGCGAGGACGTGGTGGGCCACCTGCTCAAGTCCGGTGGCTTCGACCCGCAGCTCGGCGCCCGGCCCATGCGGCAGATGGTGCAGCGACTGGTGGAGGCCCCCCTGGCGGAGCGCATCCTCGCCGGCGAGTTCGGCACCGGAGACAGGGTGCGCGTCGCGGTGCGCTCCGGGCAGCTCCAGTTCCAGCGCGACTCCCATTGAGCACGAGCCGCAAGCCCCGCACCGCCCGGCCTCCCGTGGTCATCGTCGGCGCGGGCCGGCTCGGCGGCGCGCTGGCGCTGGCGCTGGCGGCGAAGCGCTGGCCGGTGCGGCTGCACTCACGCGGTGACGACGGACGCCAGCGCGCGAAGGCGCTGGGCCTGAAGGTCGCCACGGCGGCGGACCTGCGGCGTGCCCGGGTGGTGCTGCTCTGTGTCCCCGACGCGGCGGTGCCTTCGGTGGCCTCGGAGCTGTCCACCACCCTCCCCCGCACGGCCGCGCTGGTGCACACCGCGGGCGCGCTGTCCCTGGACTCGCTGGGCACGGCGAAGGGCCGCGCTCGCGGCTCGTTCCATCCACTGTGCGCCGTCTCTTCGCCCAGGGACTCGCTGGCAGGACACGCGGTGGCGGTGAGCACGCGCTCTCGCGCGCTGCGCGACGTGCTGCGTCGCATGGCGGTGGACGTGGGGCTCCAGGTGCTGGACGTGCCGGAGTCGCACCGCGCGGCGTACCACGCGGGCGCGGTGATGAGCGCGGGCGGGCTGGTGTCGCTGGCGGACGCGGCGGTGGCGGCGCTGGGCGCGGCGGGAATCGCCCCCGACGCGGCGCTGGCGGCGCTGCTGCCGCTGATGCGCTCGGCGCTGCGGGGCGCGGAGGCCCGGGGACTCTCCGGGGGACTCACCGGCCCCATCGTCCGGGGAGACGCGGGCGTGGTGGCGGCCCACCTGGGGGCGCTCCCGGAGGAGGTCGCCCCGCTCTACCGACTGCTGTCGCGGCGCGCGCTGCGGCTGGCCGGAAACCGGCTCAGCCCCGAGTCACGCGCCGCGCTGGAGCGGCTGCTCAGGCCGTGATGATGAGCGAGCCCTGAAGGGCCTTGCGCACCACGGCCAGCGCCTGCTCGGAAGCGGCCTCCGCCTCGGTGAGGCGGCGCAGGCACAGCTCGCCCTGCACCTGCGTCACCGAGCGCTTGAGGTCGGCGAGCAGCGTGAGCGCCGCCTGGAGCATCTCCTTGCCCTGGGGCGACTCGGAGGCGGGCTTGCCGGACGACTTCGCCACGTACTCGGTGAAGCGCTTGAGGGTGTCCGCCGTCTTCGCGGGGTCGAACTGCTCCAGCAGCGGCTTGATGTTCGCGGAGTTGATGCGGATGAGCCGCAGCGCGCCAATCTTGGCGAAGCCGGGGTGCACCAGGCCGATGTCGCTCATCTCGAAGGCGCCCAGCAGCCCCTCGTCCGGGGCCTTGTGCGCGTGCGGCACCACGTCCACGAAGAGAGGCAGCGGGTCCACGCCCTGGCGGAACGCCTCCAGCTCCTCATCGTCGAGCGGGGGGAAGCTGGGCGGGTTGCCGATGAACAGCAGCGGCAGGACGACCTCGTGCCAGAAGTCCTCGGGCGCCGAGCCCGTGCCGCCCACGGTACCGAACAGGTGGGCCATCAGCTCGGCGAGGCGCGGGGCGCGCTCGGCCTGGTCCATCAGCGGCTTCGTCGCGTCCAGACGCGCCAGGGACTGGACAATCTGGCCGTCGAACTGCTGGCGCGCCTCCTGCGGCAGGGGCGGCTGGGTGCGGCCGAGCGCGTTTCGCACGTCGCGGCTGAGCGCGTCGGGCTTCGTGTCCAGGGCCGTCTTCGTCTTGGCGGGGTCCAGGACGACGAACTGGAGGAACCCCGGGTCGAACAGGCGCTGGTAGTCAATCGGCGACAGCTTCTGGGCCTGGCCGCCCAGGGCCTGGGCGGGGTTGACGCTCAGTCGCGCCTGACCCAGCGAGCGGCGGATGTCCGAGGCCAGGTCGTCGAGGCGGGCCAGCTTGCCCTGTCCCAGCGAGTCCATCACCGCGCCGAAGGGCGACAGCATGATGATGGAGTCCGGGAAGCCCAGCGTGGCGCCCTCGGGCGAGTCCCGGTTGGGGAACCAGAAGGCCTGGTGCTCCTGGATGAGGCGCAGGGCGAAGGCGCCGGCCAGGCCGAGCGCGAGCGTCTGGTGCTCCGGCTTGTTCACCTGGAAGGGGCCGCCGAGCAGCTTGATGACGGCCTTCTCCACGTCCTGCCAGGGCGCCTTGAGCAGGTCGATGGCCTGGCCCTCGGACTTCTCGAGCGCGGCGGCGACCTGGAGCTGGGCCTGGTGGACGTGCTGGGGAACGGGATGCCCCTGGGGAGCAACGGGATCGGACATGGAGGAACCCAGAATCGAAAGGGAGGCGACGGGCCCCCCAATACCGTGAAAAACGCGGTCGTGGCTATGATTTGTGCCCGCTAGGATGCCCCGCATGCCCGCCAACCGCCGGCTGCCTTGCTGGCACGCCCTGGCCACCTTTCTCCTGCTGACAACGGCGGGGTGTGCCTTCGTCACACCCCGTTTCCCTCAGAACGTTCAGGCGTCCTTCGCCCGGGACGAGATGCACAAGCTGACGACGGAGTCGCTGGTCCTCTACTACCCGGCGCAGCTCCGGGGCTCCGCCCTGCGGATGGCGTCGCGACTGGAGGGCTGCGTCCAGCGGCTGCGGGGGAAGGCCTGGAGCCAGTCCCCGAGGGAGCGGGTGCTCGTCTACCTGACGAGCTCGGACTTCAACAACGCGTACGTGGTGGCGGACTACGCGAGCACGCCGCAGCAGATGGTGCTGCCCGCGCACGTGACGCTGGAGCTGTTCCATCTCTTCAACCTGGGCGAGGTGGACATCGGCGACGTGGCCTGCCACGAGGCCGTGCACTACGTGCAGCTCCAGCAGACGGACGGGCTCTGGGGCTTCCTCAACCTGCTCACCGGCGGCCTCTTCCAGCCCAACTCGTTCACCGAGTCGTGGTTCCTGGAGGGGCTGGCCACGTACTACGAGGGCCAGTTCGGCAAGGACACGGGACGCCCGCACAGCCCGGTGTGGCGCGGCTGGTTCTCGTCGGTGGTGCAGGCGCGCGGGGGCGAGCTGAACGCGGGGTACCTCTCCCCGGAGCAGCGGGCGTTGGATCCGTTCGGTGGCAACTACATCACCGGCATGCACTTCGTGGAGTACCTGGCCGCGAAGTACGGCGAGAAGAAGCTGTGGCGGCTGGTG comes from Pyxidicoccus trucidator and encodes:
- a CDS encoding AAA family ATPase — translated: MVDSTDLAQVLHEANDIAQSVAQRLTSAHVLLALFTVENRAQLLLKERGVDEDALLQLLTGAAAESDGVVRELREKAREIATSLGSAEADCLHLLIAVTRVRCSAHELLLQAGQDLATLRTTAMAYFTSGRMPRFLQTGRAHALGTRPPVSRPVGAPPSPLPSSTVAVALPRAIPTPPLPSRPSRPTPALSPRDLIDVDEPEAQASTPVLPPPAPPVARALPPSLPVPPPSAPVVRPAAPAPTTVARAVSVTLDAKAFPLLTSMGRNLSQAAREGRLDPVVGRAREVEEVIDILGKRRTNNPCLLGEPGVGKTAVVEGVAQRLLELRGSLAEKVLVELDMATLVAGTQLRGSFSEKLNALKEEVRRAEGRVVVFIDEIHTLVGAGSTGEGPQDAANELKTAMARGEFPCIGATTHDEYRKFISADPALERRFTAVVVNEPSVPETVEILQGIIGRYEEHHALRYLPEALEAAASLASRYVTDRFMPDKAISVVDLAGSRCHREGRDVVEASDVARVVAKLAGVPEERLLMNDSARLLRLEQDLSERVIGHTEAVTRIARVIRRNYAGFASRRPMGSFLFLGPTGVGKTEMARALAEVLFGNRDALVRLDMSEMSEQHGVSRLIGAPAGYVGFGEGGQLTEPVRRRPSSVVVLDEIEKAHREVQMLLLQVLEEGRLTDGKGRHIDFSNTVIVMTTNLGAEAFSRTGRPVGFGADAGGTSDAMDLASSAARKALPPELWNRIDERLPFRPLEELEVARIATLLLEESSKRLASERGIQYVAGEDVVGHLLKSGGFDPQLGARPMRQMVQRLVEAPLAERILAGEFGTGDRVRVAVRSGQLQFQRDSH
- a CDS encoding ABC transporter permease, with translation MSLPLGFRVDVLEGARIALFSLKANRLRTVLTTLGIGIGVATLLAIVGIIQGLNTSFHRQLSTFGANTLYVSKWPWMMKGDWWMYRNRKNFTLDQVDRLRTLAPFLSAISPSVQRAADVAHGGEQMSTVRIQGVMQEYLTISGYEVTGGRFLTEADEEVTRPVAVIGADVADALFAGISPLGRSIRIDNRTFQVVGTLSRKGKIVNESMDLVVFIPFKTFYSNFGKGRGFEIAMAVADAADVRRAEDQLVGILRRIRSTPPGAPDDFSINKSEAFAQTYEQLTGALYGVALGVGLITLLVGGIGIMNIMLVSVRERTREIGVRRALGARKRTIVFQFLMEAASVSAVGGLLGTTVGLGTAKVVSLITPLAADVQPGTVIGGVAFAALVGLLFGIWPAARAANLDPVEALRYE
- a CDS encoding DUF2520 domain-containing protein, with product MSTSRKPRTARPPVVIVGAGRLGGALALALAAKRWPVRLHSRGDDGRQRAKALGLKVATAADLRRARVVLLCVPDAAVPSVASELSTTLPRTAALVHTAGALSLDSLGTAKGRARGSFHPLCAVSSPRDSLAGHAVAVSTRSRALRDVLRRMAVDVGLQVLDVPESHRAAYHAGAVMSAGGLVSLADAAVAALGAAGIAPDAALAALLPLMRSALRGAEARGLSGGLTGPIVRGDAGVVAAHLGALPEEVAPLYRLLSRRALRLAGNRLSPESRAALERLLRP
- a CDS encoding efflux RND transporter periplasmic adaptor subunit, which codes for MKWWKGAIAGVLFLGAAAITAGGLKERPPPSLEVQVAKARKGTITRTITGAGKVQAATTVKISSSLSGDLVELLVKDGEPVKKGQVLGRIDKRLYEAAMKQAQASQNASRADTQVAEVEAVRSAQELARVEELLKKGLASDAEVEQARAAKNTADARVASAKQMLARNVAFVDQAQTDLARTTLQSPIDGNVIELSREVGERVRGSDLAEDVVMTIAALSAMEVKFEVGEHEVVHLKAGQPAEVTLDALEGQTFSGSVVEIAQKALIKNPGTEAEVTSFPVTVALDTRPPGVLPGMSAEARISAETRNDVVLVPIQAVTVRSARTLPGFEAPAEGGTLSAKRTESLAKVVFVVDADNKARVQPVTTGIASDTELEILTGIKDGDRVVEGPYRTLSKELNNGDAVREPEPGAGPGGMKGGRKS
- a CDS encoding ABC transporter ATP-binding protein, whose amino-acid sequence is MSDGSGAGQLIQVENLTRVFHVGGEEVRALRGVSFGISRGEWVAIIGQSGSGKSTMMNVLGCLDTPTSGRYMLNGKDVSRMSDDELAVIRNVEIGFIFQTFQLLPRETALANVELPLVYRGMPARERRERARAALDKVQLTPRIHHKPNELSGGQRQRVAIARALVSEPSMLLADEPTGNLDSATGEEIVRLFEQLHQAGHTLVLVTHEPKLAARCPRAIRLSDGEIVADGTGREVALGTATTVLAAGGT
- a CDS encoding TolC family protein; the protein is MNALLVAALLTATPESGTPISLQEARVQGRQNTNALQALLDVDVAEEDVRVSRSVLLPQLSFGASAGKTWYGRRRSITTAQDPNNPGDFLIFEVETPSTNTENYDLGLTLNQILYDRARFKQLEQSGVLRDASKSQAVEEADTSELEAIRRFFVLYRTQATLQVLEATVKRSEEQLERARALFTAGRVGKNEEITALVNLGNDRITFTETLAQLVSDQTQLAIWLARPGSEPLMAVDPGGLTLEPTPAPSMDTALNEARERRPLLAALQGQVRSAELQRSIARADYIPRLTAQGSYSRQGPTAETVFTEPRLQNTFTAGVNLTWDLFNGLATGAQTRRAEAGIRRAQLVLQQAGREIEADVRLSHRTLEAQLEAARLSAENREAAIQGLRLAEERFRAGAGSTLEVRDAQLSLTQAELSLLENRIDVEIARFTLMRAMGALSPGETK
- a CDS encoding YIP1 family protein, whose amino-acid sequence is MTSLVQPVRIFVDPFEGTRTAVEARRWVWPLLILALCVSASGTLYSLRWDASPDVIRELQASGELAGVSEADLTEKIQVASRKALVGGIAKGVFLMPMLALVLACVLWVVGWLFDRPAPFERLMSAAALALLPIALYHLIFTVCAAAQHSLTASRALQLVPSHLGLLLDGLSPKMQRVASAVDFFNLWSVGLLGLGFSAATEMSRGRALLLALALYAMFAGVLMIGLPGMGGGR